Proteins found in one Arthrobacter pascens genomic segment:
- the dnaN gene encoding DNA polymerase III subunit beta — MKFRVERDVLAEAVTWTARSLSPRPPVPVLSGLLLKAEAGTVSLSSFDYETSARLEIAADITVEGTILVSGRLLADICRSLPSAPVDVETDGNKVTLTCRRSSFHLATMPEAEYPPLPALPTISGTVPGDSFAQAVSQVIIAASKDDTLPILTGVRMEIEDDLITLLATDRYRLAMREVPWKPVTPGISTSALVKAKTLSEVAKTLGNSGDINLALADDDSRLIGFESGGRTTTSLLVDGDYPKIRSLFPDSTPIHATVQTQELVEAVRRVSLVAERNTPVRLAFTEGQLHLDAGTGEDAQASEELEAQLSGDDITVAFNPHYLVEGLSVIETKYVRFSFTTAPKPAMITAQAEADGEDQDDYRYLVMPVRLPN, encoded by the coding sequence GTGAAGTTCAGAGTCGAACGGGACGTCCTGGCAGAAGCCGTCACCTGGACAGCCCGGTCGCTGTCTCCGCGGCCGCCGGTACCCGTACTGTCCGGCCTGCTCCTCAAGGCTGAGGCAGGAACCGTAAGCCTTTCGAGCTTCGACTATGAGACCTCCGCACGCCTCGAGATTGCCGCGGATATCACGGTTGAAGGCACAATCCTGGTGTCCGGGCGGCTCCTGGCCGACATCTGCCGCAGTCTGCCCTCCGCCCCCGTGGATGTGGAAACCGACGGCAACAAGGTCACCCTCACCTGCCGACGCAGCAGTTTCCACCTGGCCACCATGCCCGAAGCGGAGTACCCGCCCCTGCCTGCGCTGCCCACCATCAGCGGCACCGTGCCCGGAGATTCCTTCGCGCAGGCCGTTTCCCAGGTGATCATCGCAGCCAGCAAAGACGACACCCTCCCGATCCTCACCGGCGTCCGGATGGAAATCGAGGATGACCTCATCACCCTCCTGGCGACGGACCGCTACCGGCTGGCCATGCGCGAAGTACCTTGGAAGCCAGTTACTCCGGGCATCTCCACCAGTGCCCTGGTCAAGGCGAAAACTCTTAGCGAGGTCGCCAAGACTCTGGGCAACAGCGGTGACATCAACCTCGCCCTGGCGGACGACGACAGCAGGCTCATTGGCTTCGAAAGCGGCGGGCGCACCACCACCTCGCTGCTGGTTGACGGTGACTACCCCAAGATCCGCTCGCTTTTTCCCGATTCCACGCCGATTCACGCCACGGTGCAGACACAGGAACTGGTGGAAGCCGTCCGCCGTGTGTCACTCGTTGCGGAGCGCAATACCCCGGTCCGTCTGGCCTTCACCGAGGGACAGTTGCACCTCGACGCCGGCACCGGCGAGGACGCCCAGGCCTCCGAAGAGCTCGAAGCACAGCTTTCGGGCGACGACATCACCGTTGCCTTCAACCCGCACTATCTGGTGGAGGGACTCAGCGTGATTGAAACCAAGTACGTCCGGTTCTCGTTCACCACGGCGCCCAAGCCGGCCATGATCACTGCCCAAGCCGAAGCCGACGGCGAAGACCAGGACGATTACCGCTACCTGGTCATGCCGGTCCGGCTCCCCAACTAG
- the dnaA gene encoding chromosomal replication initiator protein DnaA, with translation MTVDEANHANTVGSSWRRVVSLLEQDDRVSPRQRGFVILAQAQGLIGSTLLVAVPNELTREVLQTQVKDALDDALHNVFSDDIRCAIDVDTDLVPIHEEPEPVVEPSFISDQLIEQKPQPMLPSTSHEFGRLNPKYVFDTFVIGSSNRFAHAAAVAVAEAPAKAYNPLFIYGDSGLGKTHLLHAIGHYARRLYSGIRVRYVNSEEFTNDFINSIRDDEGASFKTTYRNVDVLLIDDIQFLAGKDRTLEEFFHTFNSLHNNNKQVVITSDQPPKLLAGFEDRMKSRFEWGLLTDIQPPELETRIAILRKKALSEGLSAPDDALEYIASKISSNIRELEGALIRVTAFASLNRQPVDVALAEMVLKDLITDDGAQEITSSQILTQTADYFKLSMEELCSKSRTRTLVTARQIAMYLCRELTDMSLPKIGQELGGRDHTTVIHADRKIRELMAERRVIYNQVTELTNRIKQQQRDS, from the coding sequence ATGACGGTAGACGAAGCCAACCACGCCAATACTGTCGGAAGTTCCTGGCGCAGGGTTGTCAGCCTGCTAGAACAGGACGACCGTGTTTCACCGAGGCAGCGGGGCTTTGTCATCTTGGCCCAGGCACAGGGCCTGATTGGTTCCACCCTCTTGGTGGCGGTACCCAACGAGCTCACGCGCGAAGTCCTGCAGACGCAGGTCAAGGATGCGCTGGATGACGCATTGCACAACGTTTTTTCCGACGACATCCGCTGCGCAATCGATGTTGACACCGATCTGGTGCCCATCCACGAAGAGCCGGAACCCGTCGTCGAACCGTCCTTCATCTCGGACCAGCTGATCGAGCAGAAGCCGCAGCCCATGCTGCCGAGCACCTCCCACGAATTCGGCAGGCTCAACCCCAAGTACGTCTTTGACACCTTTGTGATCGGTTCATCGAACCGTTTTGCCCACGCTGCCGCTGTGGCCGTTGCGGAAGCGCCGGCCAAGGCCTACAACCCGCTTTTCATCTACGGTGATTCCGGGCTGGGCAAGACGCACCTCCTCCACGCCATCGGCCACTATGCCCGCCGCCTGTACAGCGGGATCCGCGTCCGTTATGTGAACTCCGAGGAATTCACCAACGACTTCATCAACTCCATCCGCGATGACGAAGGCGCCAGCTTCAAGACCACGTACCGCAACGTGGATGTGCTGCTGATTGACGACATCCAGTTCCTGGCCGGCAAGGACCGGACGCTGGAGGAGTTCTTCCACACCTTCAATTCGCTTCACAACAACAACAAGCAGGTGGTCATCACCTCGGACCAGCCGCCCAAACTGCTGGCAGGTTTCGAAGACCGGATGAAGTCCCGCTTTGAGTGGGGCCTGCTGACGGATATCCAGCCTCCGGAACTGGAGACCCGCATCGCCATCCTGCGGAAGAAGGCCCTCAGTGAAGGGCTCTCAGCACCGGACGACGCCCTGGAGTACATTGCGTCCAAGATCTCCAGCAACATCCGTGAACTCGAAGGGGCCCTCATCCGGGTGACGGCGTTCGCCAGCCTCAACCGCCAGCCGGTTGATGTCGCCCTGGCGGAGATGGTCCTGAAGGACCTCATTACCGACGACGGCGCCCAGGAAATCACGTCGAGCCAGATCCTCACTCAGACAGCTGACTACTTCAAGCTCAGCATGGAGGAACTCTGCAGCAAGTCCCGGACCAGGACCCTGGTCACCGCCCGGCAGATCGCCATGTACCTCTGCCGTGAACTGACAGACATGTCGCTGCCGAAGATCGGCCAGGAGCTCGGCGGGCGAGATCACACCACCGTCATCCACGCGGACCGCAAGATCCGTGAACTGATGGCCGAGCGCCGTGTGATCTACAACCAGGTCACGGAGCTCACCAACAGGATCAAGCAGCAGCAACGGGATTCCTGA
- the rpmH gene encoding 50S ribosomal protein L34 produces the protein MSKRTFQPNNRRRAKKHGFRLRMRTRAGRAILAARRGKGRTELSA, from the coding sequence GTGAGCAAGCGGACTTTTCAGCCGAATAACCGCCGTCGAGCCAAGAAGCACGGCTTCCGCCTTCGTATGCGTACCCGTGCCGGCCGTGCCATCCTGGCAGCCCGTCGTGGCAAGGGACGCACCGAACTGTCGGCCTAG
- the rnpA gene encoding ribonuclease P protein component, protein MLATRNRLRTATDFSTTVRSGVRNGRRNVVLYTAAIAADEPSRIGFIVSKSVGNAVVRNLVKRRLREAGAASLREYGTGFAIVVRALPASAAASWDQLLADYNAALALNVNRLGSRLPRAAVNGSTGTTQEGTQRA, encoded by the coding sequence GTGCTGGCCACCCGTAACCGTTTGAGGACTGCAACCGATTTTTCAACAACCGTACGTTCCGGTGTCCGCAATGGACGCCGGAACGTAGTGTTATATACGGCAGCTATTGCTGCCGACGAACCCAGCCGGATCGGGTTCATCGTTTCCAAAAGTGTCGGGAACGCTGTGGTCAGGAACCTCGTTAAGAGAAGACTGAGAGAAGCCGGTGCTGCCTCGCTGCGCGAGTACGGTACCGGGTTCGCCATAGTGGTCCGGGCGCTGCCCGCGTCTGCGGCCGCCAGCTGGGACCAACTGCTGGCGGACTACAACGCTGCATTGGCATTGAACGTGAACCGGTTGGGCAGCCGCCTTCCGCGGGCTGCTGTAAATGGTTCAACCGGCACAACACAGGAAGGGACACAGCGTGCATAA